A window of the Gossypium hirsutum isolate 1008001.06 chromosome A03, Gossypium_hirsutum_v2.1, whole genome shotgun sequence genome harbors these coding sequences:
- the LOC107938569 gene encoding protein IWS1 homolog 1 isoform X1 translates to MDSYRDEEGEPIVDYDDIQSDPGSPEPRQDLLDDFEDEVENWGQRERSQTPAYDTDKVGKPRKRLVKKGGSTGKESMDAPELLDEGEEGNFWRGGSDSDAKKRKKKEKKLKEKHYGGATEKGTVKKLGKSEEVNEMWEWVNPENDQEGTRTMDDDDFIDDSGVNPEDRYGSDNEARSPGAAPQAEEDDEDPEIKELFKMGKKRKKNEKSPAEIALLVESVMAELEVTAEEDAELNRQGKPAINKLKKLPLLTEVLSKKQLQPEFLDHGVLTLLKNWLEPLPDGSLPNINIRAAVLQILTDFPIDLEQHDRREQLKKSGLGKVRNFFISKHVWVLILFTPKFYGQVIMFLSKSDEETTSNRKLAKELVDKWSRPIFNKSTRFEDMRNVEDDRVPLRRPSVKRPTNRAASMESRDGDFDLDISRDHKSGRSSSGQNASRSESSSRLQHASRPDATPMDFVVRPQSKIDPDEIRARAKQVVQDQRRLKMNKKLQQLKAPKKKQLQASKLSVEGRGMLKYL, encoded by the exons ATGGATTC ttatCGTGACGAGGAAGGAGAGCCGATTGTGGATTACGATGACATTCAGTCGGATCCTGGTTCACCGGAGCCGCGGCAAGATCTTCTCGATGACTTTGAGGATGAAGTGGAAAATTGGGGCCAACGAGAGCGATCGCAGACGCCGGCTTATGATACCGATAAGGTTGGGAAGCCGAGGAAAAGGCTGGTCAAGAAAGGAGGATCTACGGGAAAAGAGAGTATGGATGCTCCCGAGTTGTTAGATGAAGGTGAAGAGGGCAATTTTTGGAGGGGAGGATCGGATTCAGAtgcgaagaagaggaagaaaaaggagaagaagcTCAAGGAGAAACATTATGGTGGTGCTACTGAGAAAGGAACTGTTAAAAAGTTGGGGAAGTCTGAGGAAGTAAATGAGATGTGGGAATGGGTTAATCCTGAG AATGATCAAGAAGGTACTAGGACTATGGATGATGACGATTTCATAGATGACAGTGGTGTCAACCCGGAAGATAGATATGGGAGTGACAATGAAGCAAGGTCACCTGGTGCTGCCCCACAG GCAGAGGAAGATGATGAGGATCCTGAGATTAAGGAGTTATTTAAGATGggtaaaaaaaggaagaagaatgaGAAAAGTCCAGCAGAAATTGCATTGCTAGTTGAGAGTGTCATGGCAGAGCTTGAGGTAACTGCTGAAGAAGATGCAGAGCTTAATAGACAAGGGAAGCCAGCAATTAATAAACTCAAGAAGTTACCACTTCTTACTGAGGTTCTCTCAAA GAAGCAACTTCAACCAGAATTCTTAGATCATGGGGTTTTAACCTTGTTGAAAAATTGGCTTGAACCCCTTCCTGATGGAAGCTTACCAAATATAAATATCCGTGCAGCTGTTTTGCAGATTTTAACTGAT TTTCCAATTGATTTAGAGCAGCATGATAGAAGGGAGCAGCTAAAGAAAAGTGGTCTTGGAAAGGTAAGAAACTTTTTTATTTCAAAGCATGTTTGGGTTTTGATTCTCTTCACTCCCAAATTTTATGGGCAGGTCATTATGTTCTTATCAAAATCTGATGAGGAAACTACGTCCAACAGGAAACTTGCTAAGGAATTGGTTGATAAATGG AGTAGACCAATCTTTAATAAGAGCACTAGGTTTGAAGACATGAGAAATGTTGAGGATGATAGAGTTCCCTTGCGAAGGCCATCTGTGAAAAG GCCCACAAATAGAGCTGCATCAATGGAATCTAGAGATGGTGATTTTGATTTGGATATTTCTCG GGACCACAAGTCTGGTAGATCATCGTCAGGTCAAAATGCTTCCAGGTCTGAATCTTCTTCAAGGCTACAACATGCTTCAAGGCCAGATGCAACACCAATGGATTTTGTTGTGCGTCCGCAATCTAAGATTGATCCAGATGAAATTAGAGCTCGTGCAAAACAAGTTGTACAAGATCAGCGTCGTTTAAAG ATGAATAAGAAGTTGCAGCAGTTGAAAGCCCCGAAAAAGAAGCAGCTGCAGGCATCTAAACTTAGTGTTGAGGGTCGTGGTATGCTTAAGTACCTGTAA
- the LOC107938569 gene encoding protein IWS1 homolog 1 isoform X2, with amino-acid sequence MDSYRDEEGEPIVDYDDIQSDPGSPEPRQDLLDDFEDEVENWGQRERSQTPAYDTDKVGKPRKRLVKKGGSTGKESMDAPELLDEGEEGNFWRGGSDSDAKKRKKKEKKLKEKHYGGATEKGTVKKLGKSEEVNEMWEWVNPENDQEGTRTMDDDDFIDDSGVNPEDRYGSDNEARSPGAAPQAEEDDEDPEIKELFKMGKKRKKNEKSPAEIALLVESVMAELEVTAEEDAELNRQGKPAINKLKKLPLLTEVLSKKQLQPEFLDHGVLTLLKNWLEPLPDGSLPNINIRAAVLQILTDFPIDLEQHDRREQLKKSGLGKVIMFLSKSDEETTSNRKLAKELVDKWSRPIFNKSTRFEDMRNVEDDRVPLRRPSVKRPTNRAASMESRDGDFDLDISRDHKSGRSSSGQNASRSESSSRLQHASRPDATPMDFVVRPQSKIDPDEIRARAKQVVQDQRRLKMNKKLQQLKAPKKKQLQASKLSVEGRGMLKYL; translated from the exons ATGGATTC ttatCGTGACGAGGAAGGAGAGCCGATTGTGGATTACGATGACATTCAGTCGGATCCTGGTTCACCGGAGCCGCGGCAAGATCTTCTCGATGACTTTGAGGATGAAGTGGAAAATTGGGGCCAACGAGAGCGATCGCAGACGCCGGCTTATGATACCGATAAGGTTGGGAAGCCGAGGAAAAGGCTGGTCAAGAAAGGAGGATCTACGGGAAAAGAGAGTATGGATGCTCCCGAGTTGTTAGATGAAGGTGAAGAGGGCAATTTTTGGAGGGGAGGATCGGATTCAGAtgcgaagaagaggaagaaaaaggagaagaagcTCAAGGAGAAACATTATGGTGGTGCTACTGAGAAAGGAACTGTTAAAAAGTTGGGGAAGTCTGAGGAAGTAAATGAGATGTGGGAATGGGTTAATCCTGAG AATGATCAAGAAGGTACTAGGACTATGGATGATGACGATTTCATAGATGACAGTGGTGTCAACCCGGAAGATAGATATGGGAGTGACAATGAAGCAAGGTCACCTGGTGCTGCCCCACAG GCAGAGGAAGATGATGAGGATCCTGAGATTAAGGAGTTATTTAAGATGggtaaaaaaaggaagaagaatgaGAAAAGTCCAGCAGAAATTGCATTGCTAGTTGAGAGTGTCATGGCAGAGCTTGAGGTAACTGCTGAAGAAGATGCAGAGCTTAATAGACAAGGGAAGCCAGCAATTAATAAACTCAAGAAGTTACCACTTCTTACTGAGGTTCTCTCAAA GAAGCAACTTCAACCAGAATTCTTAGATCATGGGGTTTTAACCTTGTTGAAAAATTGGCTTGAACCCCTTCCTGATGGAAGCTTACCAAATATAAATATCCGTGCAGCTGTTTTGCAGATTTTAACTGAT TTTCCAATTGATTTAGAGCAGCATGATAGAAGGGAGCAGCTAAAGAAAAGTGGTCTTGGAAAG GTCATTATGTTCTTATCAAAATCTGATGAGGAAACTACGTCCAACAGGAAACTTGCTAAGGAATTGGTTGATAAATGG AGTAGACCAATCTTTAATAAGAGCACTAGGTTTGAAGACATGAGAAATGTTGAGGATGATAGAGTTCCCTTGCGAAGGCCATCTGTGAAAAG GCCCACAAATAGAGCTGCATCAATGGAATCTAGAGATGGTGATTTTGATTTGGATATTTCTCG GGACCACAAGTCTGGTAGATCATCGTCAGGTCAAAATGCTTCCAGGTCTGAATCTTCTTCAAGGCTACAACATGCTTCAAGGCCAGATGCAACACCAATGGATTTTGTTGTGCGTCCGCAATCTAAGATTGATCCAGATGAAATTAGAGCTCGTGCAAAACAAGTTGTACAAGATCAGCGTCGTTTAAAG ATGAATAAGAAGTTGCAGCAGTTGAAAGCCCCGAAAAAGAAGCAGCTGCAGGCATCTAAACTTAGTGTTGAGGGTCGTGGTATGCTTAAGTACCTGTAA